The Apis mellifera strain DH4 linkage group LG8, Amel_HAv3.1, whole genome shotgun sequence genome contains a region encoding:
- the LOC726315 gene encoding sphingomyelin phosphodiesterase 1, whose translation MINFLKIPTELQNSDWRSFSANSSTKICIICKIILTTFINSRHKGMSEEDIRNNVINLCVLLNIQTERVCKGFIESNLPIILYIIDSKPNLTANTICGVVLESKSCPLNDSKFDWNIDINNNFNITITENETQEQIKILQITDLHYDLLYEINGNANCGEPVCCRKNQNKNISDISSFAGFWGDYRSCDTPWHAIIDALHHMKDTHQDIDFIYFTGDIIDHGVWETSKEGNIQSLIKMYDYIHNLFNNTIIYPVLGNHEPHPLNQFAPKNITQVNLTTNWLYKLMADLWIGYGWLPESTRSTILQGGYYTVIPKKGFRIIALNSNVCYSYNWWLWYNPKDPDNQLQWLLNILSEAEKNNEFVHILSHIPFNSNSCFKTWKREYLRIIDRFSHLIKAEFNGHTHKDEIAIFYNSDNKPKHIGWNGGSITTYSKLNPNYKIYIVNCSNYAVIDYQNWMYDLSFANKNIHVRPIWYKSYSFKEEYNLIDLSAKSLSDWLSIAAKNETLLNKYYRNFYKQAEPSLQENCNLNCKKQYLCNIIVGSKTKLCNILIN comes from the exons AGTaccaaaatatgtattatatgtaaaataattttaacaacatttataaattcacgACATAAAGGAATGTCTGAAGAAGATATAAGAaacaatgtaattaatttatgtgtaCTTTTAAACATCCAAACAGAAAGAGTATGTAAAGGATTCATTGAATCAAACTTG cctattattttgtatataatagattCCAAACCAAATCTAACAGCTAATACAATTTGTGGTGTTGTTCTGGAATCCAAATCTTGTCCTTTAAATGATTCTAAATTTGACtggaatattgatattaataacaattttaatataacaattactGAAAATGAAACAcaagaacaaataaaaattttacaaataacggATCTGCATTATGATCTTCTCTATGAAATAAATGGTAATGCAAATTGTGGAGAACCAGTTTGTTGccgaaaaaatcaaaataaaaatatatctgataTATCTTCATTTGCTGGATTTTGGGGAGATTATCGATCCTGTGATACTCCATGGCATGCAATTATTGATGCTTTACATCACATGAAGGATACACATCAA gatatagattttatatattttactggTGATATAATAGATCATGGAGTATGGGAGACTTCAAAGGAAGGAAATATTCAAAgtcttataaaaatgtatgattacattcataatctttttaacaatactataatatatccaGTACTTGGAAATCATGAACCACACCCTTTAAATCA atttgcaccaaaaaatataacacaaGTCAATTTAACTACAAATTggctttataaattaatggcAGATTTATGGATTGGATATGGTTGGTTACCAGAATCTACGCGTTCCACAATACTTCAAGGAGGATATTATACTGTTATCCCAAAAAAAGGATTTAGAATTATAGCCTTAAATAGTAATGTTTGTTATTCTTACAATTG gtGGCTTTGGTATAATCCAAAAGATCCTGATAATCAACTGCAATGGcttctaaatattctttctgaagcagaaaagaataatgaatttgtacatattttatcCCATATACcttttaatagtaatagttGTTTTAAGACATGGAAACGAGAATACTTAAGAATAATTGATAGATTCTCTCATTTAATTAAAGCTGAATTTAATGGACATACTCATAAAGATGAAATagcaatattctataattctgATAATAAACCAAAACATATTGGTTGGAATGGTGGTAGCATAACAacttattcaaaattgaatccgaattataaaatatatatagtgaatTGTAGCAATTAt GCAGTAATTGATTATCAAAATTGGATGTATGATCTTAGTTTTgccaataaaaatatccatgtTAGACCAATCTGGTATAAATCATATTCctttaaagaagaatataaccTTATTGATTTATCTGCCAAATCTTTAAGTGATTGGCTCTCTATAGCagcaaaaaatgaaacattattaaacaaatattatag GAATTTTTACAAGCAAGCAGAACCTTCATTgcaagaaaattgtaatttaaattgtaaaaaacaatatttgtgCAATATAATTGTAGGTTCAAAAactaaattatgtaatattttaataaattaa
- the LOC726341 gene encoding ubiquinol-cytochrome-c reductase complex assembly factor 1, giving the protein MMHCTRMLTLKKIPLSSTLKYITEYKFINNSDIYFLIKPQFRHFYKNVHIKNISKNLIKPISPSGIFKNLLHRFDLFRQKYYLSGLGYLIYDDIPRNLNYSIFFKGFNMPDTFFSWFLITELHVWMLMVRFMAEGEKGKVVIKNIVEAMWHDVLARVELLGPIAPKVKKEQLMELTYQFNAAVIGYDEGIMSDDKVLASALWRRFFSLECNNPEHLEKLLIYVRKQINEFDKIPPEKIFQKSMVKWVDL; this is encoded by the exons ATGATGCATTGTACAAGAATGTTAACTCTTAAAaag ATACCTTTGTCgtctacattaaaatatataacagaatataaatttattaataatagcgatatatattttttaataaaacctcAATTTCgtcatttttataagaatgtacatataaaaaatatatctaagaatttaattaaaccaaTAAGTCCAagtggaatatttaaaaatttattacataggTTTGATCTTTTCAGGCAGAAATat tatttaagTGGATTaggttatttaatatatgatgaCATTCCtagaaatcttaattattcaatattttttaaag gTTTTAATATGCCAGATACATTTTTCTCTTGGTTTTTAATCACAGAATTGCATGTTTGGATGTTAATGGTACGTTTTATGGCTGAAGGAGAAAAAGGTAAAGtagttataaagaatattgtcGAAGCCATGTGGCATGATGTTCTTGCAAGAGTAGAACTACTTGGT ccaATTGCTCCAAAAGTAAAAAAGGAACAATTAATGGAATTAACATATCAGTTTAATGCTGCTGTAATTGGTTATGATGAAGGAATTATGTCAGATGATAAAGTATTAGCTAGTGCATTAtggagaagatttttttctttagaatgtAACAATCCAGAACATctagaaaaacttttaatttatgttagaAAACag attaatgaatttgataaaattccacctgaaaaaattttccaaaaatcaaTGGTAAAATGGGTAGATTTGTAA
- the LOC412728 gene encoding rab5 GDP/GTP exchange factor, which produces MYSTKTPTLRIDEADLKCKNGCGFYGNAEWEGYCSKCYREYLQKQRSQTECNIHGQGYDFASSNKNTISAHQKYEEKKVQEKKYKLLNISFRKPVTKVQGYQELLYELTKDNPDLEKVKTDNRDLIAMIAKTPVERDVKKCMHSFIIEILQNKDIKRIEELSEITQNFYQVFAKRLENSVKYADITSEVKEKLLDYVERYTMTLLYRILFCPPFTNDEEKDLAIQKRIRQLNWVSGKNLECRIHETSSEVRELVYTSITDLLNMDSAKAPQEKLSCVIYCCRNIFLMLQQSVGGPASADEFLPALIFIVLKANPARLKSNINFITRFCNASRLMTGEGGYYFTNLCCAVSFIENLTAESLNMDEKDFNAYMSGERVPANTWESALMICESLHLMCEDITLLNEMKAKTTEIMNETLSLKEKMLQFQEEMKSEVQTVLDRTPLLITHSQRLPTNLDCEDIESYQLPPPIIPQVCPTTISNSTPLNDIKTSLMEDCITPSPTFDFPSFIGDDSFDVSKAEDETSLISLDTQSDFDTQQEKSTNDLLVSTHLNLPCSTESEQEDYHGFTVQGSNIPTIPCSTGDLSLNSTEMDCDNYTNYFRNV; this is translated from the exons ATGTATTCAACAAAAACACCCACTTTAAGAATTGATGAAGCTGatcttaaatgtaaaaatggtTGTGGATTTTATGGAAATGCCGAATGGGAAGGTTATTGCAGCAAATGTTATAgagaatatttacaaaaacaaaGATCACAAACAGAATGTAATATTCACGGACAGGGATATGATTT tgcttcttcgaataaaaatacaattagtgctcatcaaaaatatgaagaaaaaaaagtacaagaaaaaaagtataaattattaaatatatcttttcgtAAACCAGTTACAAAAG tacAGGGATATCAGGAATTACTTTATGAATTAACAAAAGATAATCCTGAtcttgaaaaagtaaaaacagATAATCGTGACTTAATAGCTATGATTGCTAAAACACCAGTAGAAAGAGATGTTAAGAAATGTAtgcattcatttattattgaaatacttcagaataaagatattaaaagaatagaaGAACTTTCAGAGAttacacaaaatttttatcaagtatTTGCTAAACGTTTAGAAAATAGTGTCAAATATGcag atataACATCAGaagtcaaagaaaaattattagattatgtaGAAAGATATACAATGACTTTACTttatagaattcttttttgtcCACCTTTTACaaatgatgaagaaaaagatttagcAATACAAAAAAg AATCAGACAATTGAATTGGGTTAGTGGAAAAAATCTGGAATGTCGAATACATGAAACCAGTTCTGAAGTTAGAGAACTTGTTTATACTTCTATAACag atttattaaatatggatTCTGCAAAAGCTCCACAAGAAAAACTTTCTTGTGTTATTTATTGttgtcgaaatatatttttaatgttacaaCAATCTGTTGGTGGACCTGCATCTGCAGATGAATTTCTTCCtgccttaatttttattgttttaaaagctAATCCTGCTCGTCTTAAAAGtaacatcaattttattactagATTTTGTAATGCAAGCAGATTGATGACAGGAGAAGgaggatattattttacaaatttg tgTTGTGCAGtatcttttattgaaaatttaacagCTGAATCATTGAATATggatgaaaaagattttaatgctTATATGTCTGGAGAACGTGTACCTGCTAATACATGGGAATCTGCTTTAATGATATgtgaa agtttgCACTTAATGTGTGAAGATATAACACTCcttaatgaaatgaaagcCAAAACTAcagaaataatgaatgaaacattaagtttaaaagaaaaaatgttacaatttcaagaagaaatgaaatcagAAGTACAAACAGTTTTGGACAGAACTCCTTTATTAATTACACACAGTCAGAGATTGCCTACTAATTTAGATTGCGAAGATATTGAAAGCTATCAATTACCACCTCCAATTATTCcacaa GTTTGTCCTACTACAATTAGTAATTCTACACcattaaacgatataaaaactTCTTTAATGGAAGATTGTATTACACCATCTCctacttttgattttccatcttTCATTGGTGATGACAGTTTTGATGTAAGCAAAGCAGAAGATGAAACTAGTCTTATAAGTTTGGATACACAAAGTGATTTTGATACACAACAAGAAAAATCTACAAATGATTTATTAGTATCTACCCATTTAAATTTACCATGTTCTACAGAATCGGAACAAGAAGATTATCATGGATTCACAGTTCAAGGTTCAAATATACCTACAATTCCTTGTAGTACTGgagatttatctttaaattctaCAGAAATGGATTgtgataattatacaaattattttcgtaatgtttaa
- the LOC726383 gene encoding NADH dehydrogenase (ubiquinone) complex I, assembly factor 6, whose protein sequence is MFITQISIMNRNFYLKQNVSLQILKYSNVIRKQTPVEYCLELVRNHDYENYLCTLLLSHKNKAAAFVIRAFNVEIAQIKDQVHDYKIGEMRLKFWIDALNDTYKGNPPRSPVMLALHTILQKYSLSKHYFKRLIDIRLEKLKDYSFNDMSAIEKYTEYSSSSIYYLLLQAHGVTNIDADHAASHMGKAHGIVNLIRSIPYNASKRVNMLPQDILMKHNVSTEAVLQGQSSKDLQNVIYDVASYGKLHLDATISLKCKMEKEAHLIFLPIICLQKYLNELRRADFNIFDARLQKKNHLLPLYLYWKSYTY, encoded by the exons atgtttattacacaaatatcaattatgaatagaaatttttatttaaaacaaaatgtatcattacaaattttaaaatattcaaatgtgaTTAGAAAACAAACGCCAGTTGAATATTGTTTGGAATTAGTtag AAATcatgattatgaaaattatttatgtacattATTGTTATCACATAAAAATAAAGCAGCTGCATTTGTAATCCGTGCATTTAATGTTGAAATAGCTCAAATAAAAGACCAAGtacatgattataaaataggagaaatgagattaaaattttggataGATGCATTAAATGATACATATAAAGGAAATCCTCCAAGAAGTCCTGTTATGTTAGCATTACATAca attttacagaaatattctctttctaaacattattttaaacgtCTTATTGATATAAGACTTGAAAAACTTAaagattattcatttaatgatATGAGtgcaatagaaaaatatacagaatatagtagttcttccatttattatcttttattacaaGCACATGGTGTGACTAATATTGATGCTGATCATGCTGCAAGTCATATGGGCAAGGCTCATGGCATTGtgaatttaattcgatcaatTCCATATAATGCTAGTAAAAGAGTAAATATGTTGCCAcaagatatattaatgaaacataATGTATCTACAGAAGCTGTATTACAAGGTCAATCAAGTAAAGATCttcaaaatgtaatatatgatGTAGCTTCTTATGGAAAACTACATTTAGATGct acaatttctcttaaatgtaaaatggagaaagaagctcatttaatttttttaccaataatttgtcttcaaaaatatttaaatgaattgagAAGAgcagattttaatatctttgatGCAAGATTACagaaaaagaatcatttacttcctttatacttatattggAAAAGTTACACATATTAA
- the LOC113218929 gene encoding guanine nucleotide-binding protein subunit beta-like protein 1, whose translation MAIFPPDPKYIFRNMDCVNCILFQVTSNIEHLYAGTAKGNIHVWDLNTNRELYQITSNQDSCLNLQNLNNDNLFVQHKCGLLKMYKKTEAQWIMHKSMNIDFYHYCRFQVLSDNEIFIPLKESTVGILSSITFNIELKLNTSNFQNLGEIMAIKPLKNEKLVLIAYEVGKLILWDVRQNKILSSLTVETCPMALDFDTTLMKGVIAGPSDNLQIFTLSVNHVLNNKNKITITNPGTSIITIRPDAKIMAVGGWDSRVRLFSWKSLKPLAVLNQHKDTIQDINYSIQGIKVYDNKCIMATAAKDGCIALWDIYN comes from the exons ATGGCAATATTTCCTCCGgatccaaaatatatttttcgtaacaTGGATTGTGtaaattgtattctttttcaaGTAACTTCCAACATAGAACATCTTTATGCAGGTACTGCTAAGGGCAATATCCATGTTTGggatttaaat acaAATAgagaattatatcaaattacatCAAACCAGGATTCctgtttaaatttacaaaatttaaacaatgacAATTTATTTGTACAACATAAATgtggtttattaaaaatgtataagaaaACAGAAGCTCAATGGATTATGCATAAATCAatgaatatagatttttatcattattgcag GTTTCAAGTACTTtctgataatgaaatatttataccaCTTAAAGAATCCACTGTTGgaattttatcttcaattacttttaatatagaattgaaattaaatacttcaaattttcaaaatctaggAGAAATAATGGCTATTAAACcactgaaaaatgaaaaattagttttaattgcTTATGAAGTAGGCAAATTAATCCTATGGGATGTtcgacaaaataaaatattaagttctTTAACTGTAGAAACATGTCCAATGGCTTTAGATTTTGATACTACTTTAATGAAAGGAGTTATTGCTGGTCCTTCTGACAATTTAcag atatttacatTATCAGTTAatcatgtattaaataataaaaataaaataactataacAAATCCTGGTACttctataataacaattagaCCTGATGCTAAAATTATGGCTGTTGGTGGATGGGATAGTCGAGTTAGATTATTTTCTTGGAAAAGTTTAAAACCACTAGCCGTTTTAAATCAACATAAAGATACTatacaagatattaattattctatacaaGGAATAAAAGTATATGATAACAAATGCATAATGGCTACAGCTGCAAAAGATGGATGTATTGCATTAtgggatatttataattaa